Proteins encoded by one window of Rhodobacteraceae bacterium IMCC1335:
- a CDS encoding extracellular solute-binding protein, whose amino-acid sequence MRKYLLSATAALAVIAGHGTAIADQAAAQKWINQEFQPSTLSKDEQMAEMNWFIEASKPYSGMEVNVLSEGIPTHGYESEVLTKAFEEITGIKVNHQILGEGEVVQAVQTQMQTQRNLYDGYVNDSDLIGTHSRLQLAYNLTEQMAGDWAATTSPTLDLDDFMGIQFTTGPDGNLYQLPDQQFANLYWFRKDWFDDADNKAAFKAKYGYELGVPVNWSAYEDIADFFSNDVKEVDGVAIYGHMDYGKRAPDLGWRMTDAWLSMAGTGSKGEPNGVPIDEWGIRMEAGSCNPAGASVSRGGAANGPAAVYAIRKWDEWLRNYAPPGAASYDFYQSLPALAQGNVAQQIFWYTAFTADMVKPRSEGNNTVDSDGNPLWRMAPSPHGPYWEKGQKVGYQDVGSWTFLKSTPSERAQAAWLYAQFVTSKTVDVKKSHVGLTFTRDSSVNHASFTERAPKLGGLVEFYRSPDRVAWSPTGINVPDYPKLAQIWWQQIGDVNSGAFTPQEAMDRLAEEMDITMARMQAADEAANVYGGCGPRLNEEQDPSVWLGKGGAKAKLDNEKPQGQTVNYDELVARWNK is encoded by the coding sequence ATGCGTAAGTATTTACTCTCTGCAACGGCGGCTTTGGCTGTCATTGCAGGGCATGGGACTGCTATTGCCGATCAGGCAGCAGCCCAGAAATGGATCAACCAAGAATTCCAGCCATCGACCTTGTCAAAAGACGAGCAAATGGCAGAAATGAACTGGTTTATCGAAGCGTCAAAGCCTTATAGTGGCATGGAAGTAAATGTTTTATCCGAGGGCATTCCAACCCATGGATATGAAAGTGAAGTGCTGACCAAGGCGTTCGAAGAGATTACTGGAATTAAGGTGAACCACCAGATTCTGGGCGAAGGTGAAGTGGTGCAAGCGGTGCAAACGCAGATGCAAACGCAGCGCAACCTTTATGATGGGTATGTGAACGATTCTGATTTGATTGGAACCCATTCACGTTTGCAATTGGCGTATAACTTAACGGAACAAATGGCCGGCGACTGGGCTGCAACAACCTCACCCACGCTTGATCTAGACGATTTTATGGGAATTCAATTCACCACGGGTCCCGATGGCAATTTGTATCAATTGCCCGACCAGCAATTTGCCAACTTGTACTGGTTCCGCAAGGATTGGTTTGACGATGCCGATAACAAAGCGGCGTTTAAAGCAAAATACGGGTATGAGCTGGGTGTTCCAGTAAACTGGTCTGCCTATGAAGACATTGCCGATTTCTTTTCAAATGATGTGAAAGAAGTGGATGGCGTCGCTATTTATGGCCATATGGATTACGGTAAACGCGCGCCAGATCTTGGTTGGCGGATGACGGATGCGTGGCTGTCAATGGCGGGTACCGGTTCCAAAGGTGAGCCGAACGGTGTGCCAATTGATGAATGGGGCATTCGCATGGAAGCGGGATCGTGTAACCCTGCCGGTGCCTCTGTATCACGTGGCGGGGCGGCAAACGGCCCAGCGGCGGTATATGCGATCCGCAAATGGGATGAGTGGCTGCGCAACTATGCCCCTCCCGGTGCTGCATCCTACGATTTCTACCAATCTTTGCCAGCCTTGGCGCAAGGCAATGTGGCCCAGCAGATTTTCTGGTATACAGCGTTTACGGCCGATATGGTGAAGCCACGGTCAGAAGGCAATAACACGGTTGACAGCGACGGGAACCCCTTGTGGCGGATGGCACCTTCTCCGCATGGCCCATACTGGGAAAAAGGCCAAAAGGTGGGCTATCAAGATGTGGGATCTTGGACATTCTTGAAATCCACCCCATCTGAGCGTGCGCAAGCAGCCTGGCTTTACGCCCAATTCGTGACGTCAAAAACTGTTGATGTGAAAAAATCACATGTTGGTCTGACATTCACCCGCGACAGCTCGGTTAATCATGCCTCTTTCACTGAGCGGGCTCCGAAACTGGGGGGCTTGGTCGAATTCTATCGCTCACCGGATCGCGTCGCTTGGTCACCCACAGGGATCAACGTTCCTGATTATCCAAAGCTGGCCCAAATTTGGTGGCAGCAAATCGGAGACGTGAACTCAGGCGCGTTTACGCCACAAGAAGCGATGGATCGCTTGGCCGAAGAAATGGATATCACCATGGCACGGATGCAAGCTGCTGATGAAGCTGCCAATGTCTATGGTGGATGTGGTCCTCGGTTGAATGAAGAGCAAGATCCATCTGTGTGGTTGGGTAAAGGCGGCGCGAAAGCGAAGCTGGACAACGAAAAACCACAAGGCCAGACGGTAAACTATGATGAACTCGTAGCCCGTTGGAATAAGTAA
- a CDS encoding ATP-binding cassette domain-containing protein: MTLELRGASKVIRGITHIKPTSLLFEPGHFNVLLGQTGSGKTSMIKLMAGLDPLATGQILMNGEDVSKLSTQKRNISLVHEFFVNYPHMTVFDNIASPLRVAGMAKSEIAGRVEEAADILQLRPMLARRPHELSGGQQQRCALARAIAKESRTVFLDEPLANLDYKLREELREQLPELFAGRGAVVVYATSEPEEALLLGGKTVLMDDGVTTQFGPTAEIYRSPQSLAAARVFSDPPINTALVVKKGTLAQIDEGPSWPLSGDAAVLPDGTYTMAIRPHHVTPTAQDAQSIAVPGRVLVTELSGSDSSAHFQMGADSWVSLAHGVYRYHVGQEHEFFMDVSQAFYFDPDGRLVA, from the coding sequence ATGACCTTAGAGCTCAGAGGGGCGAGTAAAGTGATCCGCGGGATCACCCATATCAAACCAACATCGCTGCTTTTTGAACCGGGTCACTTTAACGTACTTCTTGGTCAGACAGGATCTGGAAAGACCTCGATGATCAAATTGATGGCGGGTTTGGACCCTTTGGCAACGGGTCAAATATTGATGAATGGAGAAGATGTTTCAAAGCTGTCAACGCAAAAGCGAAATATCAGTTTGGTGCATGAGTTCTTTGTGAATTACCCCCATATGACCGTTTTTGACAATATCGCATCTCCGCTGCGCGTGGCGGGTATGGCCAAGTCAGAAATCGCTGGGCGTGTGGAAGAGGCGGCGGATATTTTACAGCTGCGCCCAATGTTGGCGCGCCGGCCCCATGAATTAAGCGGAGGCCAACAACAGCGCTGCGCTTTGGCGCGCGCCATTGCCAAGGAAAGCCGCACGGTGTTTTTAGACGAACCGCTTGCAAATCTGGATTATAAGTTGCGCGAAGAACTGCGCGAACAGTTGCCTGAATTATTCGCCGGCCGCGGAGCTGTGGTGGTATATGCGACTTCTGAGCCAGAAGAGGCGTTGCTGTTGGGTGGAAAGACGGTGCTTATGGATGATGGGGTTACAACCCAATTCGGTCCGACGGCGGAAATTTACCGTTCTCCGCAAAGCCTTGCCGCAGCTCGGGTCTTTTCCGACCCTCCAATCAACACGGCCCTTGTGGTTAAAAAAGGCACTTTGGCGCAAATCGATGAAGGCCCCAGTTGGCCGCTAAGCGGAGATGCGGCAGTTTTACCCGATGGTACTTACACAATGGCAATTCGCCCCCACCACGTCACCCCTACGGCCCAAGATGCGCAAAGCATCGCCGTTCCAGGGCGCGTTTTGGTAACAGAGTTGTCAGGCTCGGATTCCAGTGCGCATTTCCAAATGGGGGCGGATAGCTGGGTGTCTCTTGCCCATGGTGTCTATCGCTATCATGTGGGTCAGGAGCATGAATTTTTCATGGATGTGAGCCAAGCGTTTTACTTCGACCCGGATGGGAGGCTTGTTGCTTGA
- a CDS encoding ATP-binding cassette domain-containing protein, producing MAKITLSKLRHSYLPHPANIQDYALKEIDLDWQDGGAYALLGPSGCGKSTLLNIISGLLKPSSGRILFDDRDVTDLPPDQRNIAQVFQFPVIYDTMTVRENFAFPLRNRGVDEEKIVSRVEQIAALLEVEDMLDIRASNLSPDNKQKVSMGRGLVREDVNVVMFDEPLTVIDPHLKWKLRSKLKELHQRVGATMIYVTHDQTEALTFADQVVVMQEGEVVQIGSPVELFERPQHVFVGHFIGSPGMNILPVTLKDGDVLFENHVMALEGPVIGSGGQLQLGIRPEFISFDDQGIRGQVHKVSDVGRHSIVEVVVGSSHVKAVGAGQMPAKGDWVNLAFRQDQTRLYRDGWIASEAQA from the coding sequence ATGGCCAAAATAACGCTGTCCAAATTGCGCCATTCTTATTTGCCTCACCCTGCAAATATTCAGGATTATGCGCTTAAAGAAATCGACCTTGATTGGCAAGACGGTGGCGCCTATGCGCTGTTGGGGCCGTCGGGATGCGGCAAATCCACCTTGCTGAATATAATTTCGGGGTTGTTAAAACCTTCATCGGGGCGCATTTTATTCGACGATCGCGATGTGACCGATCTGCCACCTGATCAACGCAATATTGCGCAGGTTTTTCAATTCCCAGTCATTTATGACACGATGACGGTGCGCGAAAACTTTGCTTTTCCGCTGCGCAATCGCGGCGTCGATGAAGAAAAAATCGTCAGCCGGGTGGAGCAAATTGCCGCCTTGTTAGAGGTTGAAGACATGCTCGATATCCGGGCGTCAAATTTATCTCCCGATAATAAGCAAAAAGTATCTATGGGGCGCGGGTTGGTGCGCGAAGATGTGAATGTGGTGATGTTTGATGAGCCTCTGACCGTCATTGATCCTCATTTGAAGTGGAAATTACGGTCCAAACTTAAAGAACTGCACCAGCGGGTTGGGGCCACGATGATTTATGTTACGCATGATCAGACGGAAGCTTTGACCTTTGCCGATCAAGTGGTTGTGATGCAAGAGGGCGAGGTTGTACAAATCGGATCCCCGGTGGAATTATTCGAACGTCCACAACATGTTTTCGTAGGGCATTTCATCGGATCGCCGGGCATGAATATCCTGCCGGTCACGCTAAAAGATGGCGATGTGCTTTTTGAAAACCATGTGATGGCGTTGGAAGGCCCTGTAATTGGATCAGGCGGCCAGCTTCAATTGGGAATACGTCCGGAATTTATTTCCTTTGACGATCAGGGCATTCGGGGCCAAGTTCATAAAGTTTCTGATGTTGGGCGTCATTCCATCGTAGAAGTTGTTGTAGGTTCCAGTCATGTCAAAGCCGTTGGTGCAGGTCAGATGCCCGCGAAAGGCGATTGGGTAAATTTGGCATTTCGTCAAGATCAAACGCGGCTTTATCGGGATGGTTGGATCGCATCGGAGGCACAGGCATGA
- a CDS encoding ABC transporter permease subunit has protein sequence MKTENQKAWFFVLPVLLLVAFNALVPIMTVVNYSVQETFGNNVFFWQGVDWFEQILRSERFQAALGRQFLFTASILIIEVPLGIIIALSMPRQGIWVSVCLVMMALPMLIPWNVVGAMWNIFTLPEIGLLGYLMNNVLGITYDMTQNPFAAWVTIIVMDVWHWTSLVVLLSYAGLVSIPDAYYQAAKIDAASPWKVFRYIQLPKMKTVLTIAILLRFMDSFNIYTEPFVLTGGGPGNSTTLLSIDLVKIALGQFDLGPAAAMSLIYFAITLLVSWLFYTLMTKDDRK, from the coding sequence ATGAAAACTGAAAATCAGAAAGCATGGTTTTTTGTTTTGCCTGTTTTATTGCTGGTTGCCTTTAATGCGTTGGTTCCAATCATGACGGTTGTGAATTATTCGGTGCAAGAAACCTTTGGAAACAATGTATTTTTTTGGCAGGGCGTAGATTGGTTTGAACAAATCTTGCGCTCTGAGCGTTTCCAAGCCGCGTTGGGGCGGCAATTCTTATTCACAGCCTCAATTTTAATTATTGAAGTGCCTTTGGGCATTATCATTGCACTTTCTATGCCGCGCCAGGGGATCTGGGTTTCGGTTTGCTTGGTCATGATGGCGTTGCCGATGTTGATCCCATGGAATGTGGTTGGGGCCATGTGGAATATTTTTACCCTGCCTGAAATCGGCCTTTTGGGATATTTGATGAACAATGTTTTGGGCATCACCTATGATATGACGCAAAATCCCTTTGCGGCATGGGTAACCATTATTGTGATGGATGTTTGGCATTGGACCTCGCTTGTGGTGCTTTTATCTTATGCTGGGTTGGTCTCTATTCCCGACGCCTATTATCAAGCGGCTAAAATCGATGCTGCATCACCTTGGAAAGTGTTTCGCTATATTCAATTGCCAAAAATGAAGACGGTGTTGACCATCGCCATTCTTCTGCGCTTCATGGACAGCTTCAATATTTACACGGAACCTTTCGTCTTAACCGGTGGTGGACCGGGCAATTCAACCACCTTGCTGTCGATCGATTTGGTGAAAATAGCGCTTGGTCAGTTTGATCTGGGCCCTGCGGCGGCAATGTCTTTAATATATTTCGCCATCACCTTGTTGGTGAGCTGGCTGTTCTACACTTTGATGACAAAGGATGATCGAAAATGA
- a CDS encoding ABC transporter permease subunit — MRKRSLIPIIYILFLMLPIYWLVAMSFKTTGEILSGFSLFPQTLTFDNYRVIFTDPTWYWGYYNSILYVSLNTVISVSVALPAAYAFSRYRFLGDKQLFFWLLTNRMAPAAVFALPFFQLYSSVGLFDTHLAVALAHCLFNIPLAVWILEGFMGGVPKELDETAYVDGYSFPRFFISIFLPTIKAGVGVAAFFCFMFSWVELLLAKTLTAVAAKPIAATMTKTASSAGYELGLLAAAGTLTIIPGAIVIYFVRNYIAKGFALGRV, encoded by the coding sequence ATGAGAAAACGGTCATTAATTCCGATTATCTATATTCTGTTTCTGATGTTGCCTATTTATTGGTTGGTGGCGATGAGCTTTAAAACCACGGGCGAGATTCTGTCTGGGTTTAGCCTGTTCCCGCAAACATTAACCTTTGACAATTACCGTGTCATTTTCACCGATCCAACTTGGTATTGGGGCTATTATAATTCGATCCTATATGTATCGCTCAATACAGTTATTTCCGTCAGCGTGGCGCTGCCTGCGGCCTATGCTTTTTCGCGCTATCGGTTCTTAGGTGACAAACAATTGTTTTTTTGGTTGCTGACAAATCGTATGGCTCCGGCGGCTGTATTCGCCCTACCATTTTTTCAGCTTTATTCCTCGGTTGGTTTATTTGATACCCATTTGGCCGTTGCGCTGGCGCATTGCTTGTTCAATATCCCCTTAGCGGTTTGGATTTTAGAAGGCTTTATGGGGGGGGTTCCAAAAGAGCTTGATGAAACCGCTTATGTTGACGGGTATTCTTTTCCGCGGTTTTTTATCTCTATCTTTTTACCAACAATCAAAGCTGGAGTTGGCGTTGCTGCCTTCTTTTGCTTCATGTTTTCATGGGTCGAGCTTTTATTGGCCAAAACGCTGACTGCCGTTGCGGCAAAGCCTATTGCGGCAACGATGACCAAAACGGCTTCTTCTGCCGGATATGAATTGGGTTTGCTGGCGGCGGCCGGAACGCTGACCATCATTCCGGGGGCAATCGTTATCTATTTTGTACGCAATTACATTGCTAAGGGTTTTGCCCTGGGAAGGGTGTGA
- a CDS encoding BlaI/MecI/CopY family transcriptional regulator, which yields MREKKKHEFLTEVELEFMNKLWALGEATVRDVLDKLPNERDLAYTSAATILRILEQKEFVTSRKEGKSHVYQPALAKHAYQARSLKDLSTKLFDDAPASLVARLVNDESLTEEALSQIRELVDKRLKNDID from the coding sequence ATGAGAGAAAAGAAAAAACATGAATTTCTGACTGAAGTTGAGTTGGAATTTATGAACAAGCTTTGGGCCCTAGGGGAAGCCACCGTGCGCGATGTGCTGGACAAACTGCCGAATGAGCGTGATTTGGCCTATACATCCGCAGCAACAATCCTTCGGATTTTAGAGCAAAAAGAATTTGTTACCAGCCGCAAAGAGGGCAAAAGCCATGTTTATCAACCGGCTTTGGCAAAACATGCTTATCAAGCGCGCTCGCTAAAAGATCTGTCCACCAAACTGTTTGACGATGCGCCTGCTTCTTTGGTTGCACGTTTGGTGAATGACGAATCTCTGACAGAAGAAGCCTTGTCTCAAATCCGTGAACTTGTGGATAAGAGGTTAAAAAATGATATCGATTAG
- a CDS encoding biotin transporter BioY, translated as MISISAILDVFITLNILILVAFSGWWICRYLLQTFGLQHAYRSHLKLLNALFLAVLISPALILTLNALQTQGFTAHLKFNLSDQIVSHYLSGGFDMKAADLERLLAVRGTLTENVANAVGWGASSIIAVFLLGCAISVWRLIFSAFCLYRIVRQSHAWRKLGRIKIGLSDRILVPFSTRGLRNYYIVIPSHMLGQKDEMKVSLAHELQHLRQGDIEWEILLEVLKPIFFWNPAYHAWKRQVEHLRELSCDSEVLRKGRVDIVSYCETLLSVCQRSLRKDRSFLIAFPKVTLVTADRLSWREGRKSFLEQRVVSLLHANHLRRSRILTLCFIVPLVASVLLCAVAIQRSGDWSQDRLMLSTIVNLERLDQINSQSSTLGAWN; from the coding sequence ATGATATCGATTAGTGCTATTTTAGATGTGTTCATCACATTAAATATTCTGATTTTGGTGGCATTTTCGGGGTGGTGGATCTGTCGCTATCTATTGCAAACCTTTGGCTTACAGCATGCTTATCGAAGCCATTTGAAACTGTTGAACGCCTTATTCTTGGCCGTTCTTATTTCTCCCGCTTTGATTTTAACGTTGAATGCTCTGCAAACACAAGGGTTTACCGCGCATTTAAAATTCAATCTTTCGGATCAAATTGTCTCGCATTACTTAAGCGGTGGATTTGATATGAAAGCGGCCGATCTAGAGCGTCTTTTGGCAGTCCGGGGCACCTTGACTGAAAATGTAGCAAACGCTGTCGGATGGGGCGCGTCAAGCATAATTGCTGTGTTTCTATTGGGGTGTGCGATCTCTGTCTGGAGGCTGATTTTTTCAGCATTTTGTCTTTACAGAATAGTGCGTCAAAGCCACGCGTGGCGTAAGTTGGGGCGGATAAAAATCGGTTTATCTGACAGGATATTGGTGCCTTTCTCAACGCGTGGTTTGCGAAATTATTATATTGTGATCCCGTCCCATATGCTTGGCCAAAAGGATGAGATGAAAGTATCTTTGGCACATGAGCTACAGCATTTGCGGCAAGGCGATATCGAATGGGAGATTTTACTCGAAGTTTTAAAACCAATCTTTTTTTGGAACCCAGCATATCACGCCTGGAAGCGGCAAGTTGAACATTTGCGCGAATTAAGCTGTGACAGCGAAGTGCTTAGAAAAGGTCGGGTTGATATCGTTTCTTATTGCGAAACTTTGCTCTCTGTTTGTCAAAGAAGCCTGCGCAAAGATCGCAGCTTTTTGATTGCGTTTCCAAAGGTCACCTTGGTAACGGCAGATCGTTTGTCTTGGCGAGAAGGTAGAAAAAGCTTTTTAGAACAGCGAGTCGTGTCGCTTCTTCATGCCAATCATCTGCGGCGCTCGCGTATTTTGACCCTCTGTTTCATTGTGCCGCTTGTGGCGTCTGTGCTGTTATGTGCAGTGGCGATCCAGCGTTCAGGAGATTGGAGTCAAGATAGGCTCATGCTATCTACAATCGTTAATTTAGAGCGGTTAGATCAAATAAATTCTCAATCAAGCACTCTGGGTGCTTGGAATTAG
- a CDS encoding GFA family protein, translating into MRNSFNRPTAELGVQLAIKVVRMIPSVTEYSAKQFWTKRGFAMSEHSGGCLCGDLRYTVMGNPEIGAVCHCRYCQLRTGSAFGTLAYFKDENVKITAGKAKEYSFTSESGTQWKTFFCDTCATTVFIKLEVRAGLTGVTAGTLDPPTFWFELDREAFTRSKAHFVGDIIAKDTHETIAYYDPKIEEPKRRKGG; encoded by the coding sequence ATGCGGAATAGTTTTAACCGCCCCACAGCAGAACTGGGTGTTCAACTTGCAATTAAAGTGGTTAGGATGATCCCCAGTGTAACAGAGTATTCGGCCAAGCAATTTTGGACCAAGAGGGGTTTTGCGATGTCAGAACATAGCGGCGGATGTCTTTGTGGTGATCTAAGATATACAGTGATGGGAAACCCTGAAATTGGTGCCGTATGCCATTGCCGATATTGTCAACTTCGAACGGGATCAGCATTTGGCACGCTGGCGTATTTTAAAGATGAAAACGTTAAAATCACCGCAGGTAAAGCTAAGGAATACAGCTTTACGAGCGAAAGTGGTACGCAGTGGAAAACATTCTTTTGCGATACCTGCGCGACAACTGTCTTTATCAAACTAGAAGTAAGAGCAGGATTAACCGGGGTAACCGCAGGCACGCTTGATCCACCCACATTTTGGTTTGAATTAGACAGAGAAGCATTCACCCGTTCCAAAGCACATTTCGTGGGAGACATAATTGCAAAAGATACCCATGAAACAATTGCATATTACGACCCAAAAATTGAAGAACCCAAACGCAGAAAAGGTGGTTAG
- a CDS encoding D-glycerate dehydrogenase gives MSGGLIVNKKPRVLVTRRWPSAIESKLSVEFDAVFNRSDTPLSATDFRQAFSDFDAILPTVTDKLGPEVLDMAQARTKILANYGVGYSHIDIHATQKLGITVTNTPDVLSDCTADLAMTLLLMVARRAGEGEREIRSGNWSGWRPTHMMGSKVTGKTLGIVGFGRIGQAMAQRAHHGFGMKIVVHNRSPIKQAILKRYNATQVATLDDLLPQSDFVSLHCPGGAENRHLMNNRRLELMKPEAFLINTARGEVIDEYALAQSLMFGCIGGAGLDVYQGEPKISSHLLQCDNLVVLPHLGSASTETRNEMGNRVFQNLIEFFNGREPLDKVA, from the coding sequence ATGAGTGGAGGCTTAATCGTGAATAAAAAACCACGCGTTTTGGTAACGCGGCGTTGGCCATCGGCAATCGAAAGCAAATTATCGGTGGAATTTGACGCTGTATTCAACCGCTCAGACACCCCCCTTAGCGCAACCGATTTTCGTCAGGCGTTTTCGGATTTTGATGCAATTTTGCCAACGGTTACCGATAAATTGGGCCCCGAAGTGCTGGATATGGCGCAGGCGCGCACAAAAATATTGGCAAATTACGGTGTTGGCTATAGCCATATTGATATCCATGCGACCCAGAAATTGGGAATAACCGTCACGAATACCCCCGATGTTTTGTCAGATTGCACCGCAGATCTTGCGATGACGCTTTTGTTGATGGTTGCGCGGCGGGCCGGCGAGGGCGAGCGTGAAATCCGCTCTGGCAATTGGTCAGGTTGGCGCCCCACGCATATGATGGGGTCTAAGGTGACAGGAAAGACATTGGGAATTGTCGGCTTTGGCCGCATCGGACAGGCGATGGCGCAGCGCGCGCATCATGGCTTTGGGATGAAGATCGTGGTGCATAATCGCTCTCCGATTAAACAGGCGATTCTCAAACGGTATAATGCCACGCAAGTTGCGACGCTTGATGATTTATTGCCGCAAAGCGATTTTGTGTCCCTGCATTGTCCGGGCGGCGCTGAAAACCGCCATCTGATGAATAACCGCAGGCTCGAATTGATGAAGCCAGAGGCTTTTTTAATAAATACGGCCAGAGGAGAGGTGATCGATGAATATGCGCTCGCGCAATCGCTGATGTTTGGATGTATCGGCGGCGCAGGGTTGGATGTTTATCAAGGCGAACCAAAAATTTCATCCCATTTATTACAATGCGATAATTTGGTCGTACTTCCCCATTTAGGCAGTGCCTCAACCGAGACCCGCAACGAGATGGGAAATAGAGTGTTTCAAAATCTGATAGAATTCTTCAACGGCCGCGAACCTCTGGACAAAGTTGCTTAA
- the sucD gene encoding succinate--CoA ligase subunit alpha, whose amino-acid sequence MSILIDQGTRVIVQGITGKMARFHTADMLAYGTNVVGGVVPGKGGQTVEGLPVFDTVEEAVAQTDAEASLVFVPPPFAADSIMEAADAGIKYCVCITDGIPAQDMIQVKRYMYRYPKDRRMVLTGPNCAGTISPGKALLGIMPGHIYLPGHVGIIGRSGTLGYEAAAQLKAHGIGVSTSVGIGGDPINGSSFKDLLQRFEEDDDTHIICMIGEIGGPQEAEAAAYIRDNVKKPVVAYVAGLTAPKGRTMGHAGAIISAFGESASEKVEILSAAGVTVAPNPAVIGDTIADVLKEVA is encoded by the coding sequence ATGAGTATTCTTATCGATCAAGGTACCCGCGTCATCGTTCAGGGCATTACCGGAAAAATGGCACGTTTTCATACGGCTGATATGCTGGCCTATGGCACCAATGTGGTGGGGGGCGTCGTGCCCGGAAAAGGTGGTCAAACCGTTGAGGGGCTGCCGGTTTTTGACACCGTAGAAGAGGCCGTTGCGCAAACAGATGCAGAAGCCAGTTTGGTCTTTGTACCCCCCCCCTTTGCCGCTGACAGCATAATGGAAGCCGCAGATGCTGGCATTAAATACTGCGTTTGCATCACCGATGGCATCCCTGCGCAAGATATGATTCAGGTCAAACGGTATATGTATCGATATCCCAAAGATCGGCGGATGGTCCTGACAGGGCCAAATTGCGCCGGCACAATCAGCCCTGGCAAGGCTTTATTGGGGATCATGCCCGGCCATATCTACCTACCGGGTCATGTTGGCATCATCGGGCGCTCTGGCACCCTGGGATATGAGGCTGCGGCGCAGCTAAAAGCCCATGGTATAGGAGTATCTACATCGGTTGGGATTGGCGGAGATCCGATTAACGGATCTTCATTTAAAGACCTATTGCAGCGCTTTGAGGAAGATGATGACACGCATATCATTTGCATGATCGGCGAAATTGGTGGGCCACAAGAAGCCGAAGCAGCGGCCTATATCCGCGACAATGTGAAAAAACCAGTCGTGGCATATGTGGCGGGTTTAACCGCGCCGAAAGGGCGCACGATGGGCCATGCGGGGGCAATAATCTCGGCCTTTGGCGAAAGCGCAAGTGAAAAAGTTGAAATCCTGTCTGCGGCGGGCGTTACGGTTGCCCCTAATCCCGCGGTTATCGGTGATACAATCGCAGATGTTTTGAAAGAGGTCGCGTGA